In a single window of the Diachasmimorpha longicaudata isolate KC_UGA_2023 chromosome 16, iyDiaLong2, whole genome shotgun sequence genome:
- the LOC135170084 gene encoding diphthine methyl ester synthase, with translation MFYVIGLGLGDARDVTVKGLEIIKKCERVYLESYTSMLTVGVDALEEFYGRGVIVADRELVETGADDILKDAGTVDIAFLVIGDPFGATTHTDLVLRAKEKGINVQIVHNASIMNAVGCCGLQLYSFGETISIPYWTDTWQPDSFYERIAGNRSRDLHTLCLLDIKVKEPTLESLMRKKKEYMPPKFMSVAEASDQLIRVLDKRKEEGKEIAFTEDSLVIGLSRVGAPDQKIVACSLSEMRSTDLGAPLHCLVIPSRHLHPLESEYLLQFATNPEEFTRALKTIL, from the exons ATGTTTTATGTTATTGGATTGGGACTCGGTGACGCCCGTGATGTCACTGTGAAGGGGTtagaaattatcaaaaaatgtgAGAGAGTTTATTTGGAGTCCTACACGTCAATGTTGACTGTTGGGGTTGATGCACTG GAAGAATTCTATGGTCGAGGAGTGATAGTGGCAGATCGTGAGTTAGTGGAAACAGGAGCTGACGATATTCTGAAAGATGCGGGTACGGTGGACATAGCATTCCTGGTAATTGGAGATCCCTTCGGGGCAACAACTCACACAGACTTGGTCCTCAGGGCCAAAGAGAAGGGAATAAATGTTCAGATTGTCCACAATGCCTCGATCATGAACGCAGTGGGATGCTGCGGTCTCCAGCTTTATTCCTTCGGCGAGACAATATCCATTCCCTACTGGACAGACACGTGGCAGCCAGACAGCTTCTACGAGAGAATCGCTGGGAACAGAAGTCGTGATCTTCACACGTTGTGTCTACTGGACATCAAAGTCAAGGAGCCAACACTCGAGAGCCTCATGAGAAAGAAGAAAGAGTACATGCCACCGAAATTTATGAGTGTGGCCGAAGCCTCTGATCAGCTGATTCGAGTTTTAGATAAGAGGAAAGAAGAGGGGAAAGAAATAg CCTTCACGGAGGACTCCCTAGTGATTGGTCTCTCCCGAGTGGGTGCCCCAGACCAAAAGATCGTCGCCTGTTCCCTCTCGGAGATGCGTTCAACAGACCTGGGGGCACCTCTTCACTGTCTGGTGATTCCCAGTCGTCACCTGCACCCCCTGGAATCCGAGTATCTCCTGCAGTTCGCCACGAATCCGGAGGAATTCACCAGAGCCTTGAAAACGATACTTTAA
- the LOC135170045 gene encoding uncharacterized protein LOC135170045, whose product MSSSFQDKMAAFSPPKHTSGFLVAPRVPQGLAAAVEGLTREVIRNKPEDIYVFAARHFENLLQLREQYETSGTPLERDSRALRDMGLTHLTSPEGRKTSTQARLEAERSGWSLNQTAKVLKRHRSIIADSPTSQDPFHPSTDYHPPSSATPPHHTCSKTPKNARRPSKPFESSPSSSQSGESEARTTPKILSRISTEMTSRDIKNELRKNRISSRERRPKPRKPEAEDVGLKIEGFNTSESVEAQRKSSKRSSDKSRRSEDRRKDKQNGGSFGEDKMSRTPSMDKVKDYVVRKFSSTKSLDELQSVDYVEKVQSIIDSTEPIIREKIEELKTEMVNSRKRSNASESKIPDFPPAPRDILETRLSDTQRLLESVSSELSKPPGRSRSARALRRIRSISMISTEDINGGSRERNEEFVISELLISNGQRDGLDVRIKDHPSVLEDRKYRRSHSAKGSRRNRNIFEPEKIPDNVPQSEVLESMLNETRSILTGISTSFSCQNGHRRSRGSASVSSSSKSDEADPQEIVGESKVSLPEVRPKSSKSTARSVQKNNLGDIVLPAISPEAPRSAKIKEELVLPVLSPASASRDPEIPELPVEEVFKDSLNVTPEPLDFQRPDSLEPEEMIEDIEPPTSELKQKLLEIHEAEKKIAKVFRSESIPAPQEIEPTESDDELKRKLMELMEAEREIELALDGAKKSVSLDEVSTSQRESDQPGDEAERLKASLRMSGDPEVPQGSPHTYVLTEGSPYDIPESVTTVIIPEHVPSPVPDDNTLPQVLEEPENSTKFKDPFASFGEEIIPEEPKDSLINLIPRKPEIISKKPEITIPKQNLQCINEEEDLEEDETGDNGTSDPPTSFLDVEEETHDPKSMDVSDDFGRPECVSMSSTSAKETSITDGPIGTPKDLPDSGEEVSTVSASVESSNEAKETTLTDGTSFSIDPTRPFVPELNLDSLQDITVSSFKMTEDEYEPGDNENTNSFTETLTPDERDRGRRGEEGLEALEDGDEDPSGVSESLGVREDEEDGKLETGEEACVQEFVEVREPLCEKKVAYVTGPNEDPEDGEKAEGGEASHEDAPEHPEEDLAKVGAGSDVDKEGKIDEEKESESDQGTENFTEEDTPLAVSRSASQCTTRRVSSGNLARVKDSRVEEDEEGGEGRTEETRVKFLGEDEPGEVPGEEIDLAAVGDDAEDDRERMESKEYHIYVPELDQSEESTTESSFNSAATKIQAGVRGFLTRRRLQRMHHLNSTLNGVPSIQDSIVIDERPLEYLDVPEKDLLHLEDAATTIQSNFRGYKARKRLRREDAMQRTTISMERAFGEDGLRHTGEFHDCIPLPLLDFPPRILPAECPPNKPNVEEKTSKQTVGMMFELAPGVPILQFGLPPKITKLVDLVVLAKDENAVETGYLNFITSVEDAVSSPAPADGFFKPPATPGSDASGESTREFVELSPRKGVIIEEITSLEEAKILSEMKAKEISKTPATPSTSEAPADSEKDIEELQSTNETSETAEQETSNPPEKESGEVLEKPGIDIAGALEAPLSTLGFPMKEGKLLRCESEDSVASHDRRPLLEVTLAPGYPMKSLSLSQESQLAGERIESPITMMQIVPGRGPSLLQDDSGEIIAGEDKKEGVESLEGQASTEEPKKEGE is encoded by the exons ATGTCCTCaag CTTCCAGGATAAAATGGCGGCCTTCTCACCGCCGAAGCACACTTCCGGCTTCCTGGTGGCCCCCCGGGTGCCCCAGGGTCTCGCAGCAGCAGTGGAGGGTCTGACCCGAGAGGTGATTCGCAACAAACCCGAGGACATCTACGTATTCGCAGCGCGTCACTTCGAGAATCTTCTCCAGCTGCGCGAGCAGTATGAAACAAGCGGGACACCCCTGGAGCGGGATTCCCGGGCCCTCCGGGACATGGGACTGACCCATTTAACTTCCCCGGAGGGTCGAAAAACCTCGACTCAGGCGCGCCTCGAGGCGGAGCGCAGTGGCTGGTCCCTGAATCAAACCGCCAAAGTCCTCAAGCGTCACCGGAGCATCATCGCTGACTCTCCCACCTCCCAGGACCCCTTCCACCCCAGCACCGACTACCATCCACCCTCCAGTGCTACTCCACCCCACCACACGTGCTCGAAAACCCCGAAGAATGCCCGACGACCCTCGAAGCCCTTCGAGAGCTCCCCCTCATCATCTCAGTCCGGTGAATCCGAGGCTCGAACGACCCCGAAGATCCTCTCCAGGATATCCACGGAGATGACGTCACGAGACATAAAAAACGAGCTCCGGAAGAACAGAATCAGCAGCAGAGAACGAAGACCAAAGCCCAGAAAACCAGAGGCCGAAGACGTTGGACTGAAAATTGAAGGGTTCAACACGTCGGAGTCGGTCGAGGCCCAGAGGAAATCCTCGAAGCGATCATCAGACAAGTCAAGACGGTCAGAGGATCGAAGGAAAGATAAACAAAATGGGGGCAGCTTCGGTGAGGATAAAATGTCGAGAACGCCGAGTATGGACAAGGTGAAAGATTACGTAGTGAGGAAGTTCTCGTCCACGAAGAGCTTGGACGAGCTTCAGTCCGTGGACTACGTGGAGAAGGTCCAGAGTATCATTGACTCGACAGAGCCCATAATCCGGGAGAAGATCGAGGAGTTGAAGACTGAAATGGTGAACTCGAGAAAGAGATCAAACGCTTCAGAGTCGAAAATTCCCGATTTCCCTCCGGCACCTCGAGACATCCTCGAGACACGATTGAGCGATACGCAGAGGCTGTTGGAGAGTGTCTCCTCGGAGCTGTCAAAGCCTCCAGGTCGTTCTCGGTCAGCAAGAGCCTTGAGGAGAATCAGAAGTATCTCGATGATCTCCACGGAGGACATCAACGGCGGAAGCCGCGAGAGAAACGAGGAGTTCGTGATCTCCGAGCTTCTGATATCCAATGGCCAGCGAGATGGCCTCGACGTGAGGATCAAGGACCACCCCAGTGTCCTGGAGGATCGCAAATATCGCAGGTCCCACTCGGCAAAAGGGAGCAGAAGGAACCGGAATATTTTCGAACCTGAGAAGATCCCAGACAATGTACCCCAGAGCGAAGTACTCGAGTCGATGCTCAACGAGACCAGGAGCATCCTCACGGGTATTTCCACGTCCTTCTCCTGCCAAAATGGCCACAGGAGGTCCAGAGGTAGCGCCAGTGTCTCGTCCTCATCGAAATCGGATGAGGCTGACCCCCAAGAGATTGTGGGAGAGTCCAAAGTATCTCTCCCAGAAGTTCGTCCCAAATCCTCCAAAAGCACCGCCAGGAGcgttcaaaaaaataatctaggGGATATCGTCCTGCCAGCGATATCTCCAGAGGCCCCACGATCGGCGAAAATCAAAGAAGAACTGGTCCTCCCAGTGTTATCCCCTGCAAGCGCTTCGAGGGACCCTGAAATCCCAGAACTCCCCGTCGAAGAGGTCTTCAAGGACAGCCTCAATGTCACCCCAGAGCCCCTCGACTTCCAACGGCCGGACTCCCTGGAACCCGAAGAGATGATCGAGGACATCGAACCGCCGACATCGGAATTGAAGCAGAAGCTGTTAGAAATCCACGAAGCGGAGAAGAAGATCGCCAAGGTCTTCAGGAGTGAATCAATCCCAGCTCCTCAGGAGATCGAACCCACGGAGTCTGATGATGAGCTGAAGAGAAAGCTCATGGAGCTGATGGAAGCCGAGAGGGAGATCGAACTCGCCCTGGATGGTGCGAAGAAATCAGTATCACTTGATGAAGTATCTACCAGCCAGCGGGAATCAGATCAACCTGGGGATGAGGCTGAGAGGTTGAAGGCATCATTAAGAATGTCAGGAGACCCTGAGGTCCCTCAGGGCTCTCCTCACACATACGTTCTGACTGAAGGTTCACCCTACGACATCCCAGAGTCCGTAACGACGGTAATAATTCCGGAGCACGTGCCCTCTCCTGTACCTGATGACAATACGTTACCTCAGGTTCTCGAGGAGCCTGAGAACTCCACTAAATTCAAAGATCCTTTCGCGTCCTTCGGGGAGGAGATTATTCCCGAGGAGCCGAAGGACTCCCTGATCAACCTGATCCCGAGGAAGCCGGAGATAATCTCCAAAAAACCTGAGATAACAATTCCAAAGCAGAACCTCCAATGCATCAACGAAGAAGAGGACCTGGAAGAGGATGAAACTGGTGATAATGGGACCTCAGATCCCCCGACGAGCTTCCTGGATGTCGAAGAGGAAACGCACGACCCGAAGTCAATGGACGTTTCCGACGACTTCGGCCGGCCCGAGTGTGTCTCGATGTCTTCAACATCTGCGAAGGAGACCAGCATCACTGACGGACCCATAGGGACTCCAAAGGACCTTCCGGACTCCGGGGAGGAGGTCAGTACAGTATCGGCGAGTGTTGAATCCTCGAACGAAGCGAAGGAGACAACTCTCACCGACGGAACGAGCTTCTCCATCGATCCCACGAGACCCTTCGTCCCGGAACTGAATCTGGATTCTCTCCAGGACATCACTGTATCGTCCTTCAAGATGACTGAGGACGAGTATGAACCTGGGGACAATGAGAATACCAATTCGTTCACGGAGACCTTGACGCCTgatgagagggacagaggaaGACGCGGGGAGGAGGGACTGGAGGCTCTTGAGGATGGTGATGAGGACCCGAGTGGTGTGTCAGAGTCACTGGGGGTCAGGGAGGATGAGGAGGATGGAAAACTGGAGACTGGTGAGGAAGCTTGTGTTCAGGAATTTGTAGAAGTCAGGGAGCCCCTGTGTGAGAAGAAAGTTGCCTATGTCACTGGGCCAAATGAGGATCCTGAAGATGGGGAGAAGGCAGAAGGTGGTGAAGCATCTCATGAAGATGCCCCTGAACATCCTGAGGAAGACCTGGCAAAGGTGGGTGCGGGGTCAGATGTAGATAAAGAAGGGAAGATTGATGAGGAGAAGGAGTCGGAAAGCGATCAGGGAACTGAGAACTTCACGGAGGAAGACACTCCCTTGGCTGTGTCCAGGTCTGCTAGCCAGTGCACCACGAGGAGAGTCAGCTCTGGGAATTTAGCGAGAGTGAAGGACTCCCGGGTGGAGGAGGACGAGGAAGGGGGCGAGGGTAGGACTGAAGAGACGAGGGTGAAGTTCTTGGGGGAGGACGAGCCTGGGGAGGTGCCAGGGGAAGAGATCGATCTAGCAGCTGTGGGGGATGACGCTGAGGACGATCGAGAGAGGATGGAGAGCAAGGAGTATCATATTTATGTTCCCGAGTTGGATCAGAGCGAGGAGTCGACGACAGAATCGAGTTTCAATTCAGCAGCAACGAAAATTCAAGCAG GTGTCAGGGGTTTCCTGACCCGGCGTAGGCTCCAGCGAATGCACCACTTGAATTCAACTCTCAACGGGGTGCCATCGATTCAAGACAGTATTGTG ATTGACGAGCGTCCCCTGGAGTACCTGGACGTCCCAGAAAAGGACCTCCTGCATCTGGAGGATGCGGCGACAACAATTCAGAGTAACTTCCGCGGTTACAAAGCTCGAAAGCGTCTGCGTCGAGAGGATGCTATGCAGAGAACCACGATCTCCATGGAACGAGCCTTCGGAGAAGATGGCTTGCGTCACACTGGAGAATTCCACGATTgcattcccctccccctcctggACTTtcctccaaggattctccctGCCGAATGCCCACCGAATAAACCCAATGTAGAGGAGAAAACGTCGAAGCAAACAGTGGGAATGATGTTTGAGTTAGCTCCAGGAGTTCCAATTCTCCAGTTTGGTCTTCCTCCGAAGATCACCAAACTAGTGGATCTCGTCGTCCTCGCGAAAGACGAGAATGCAGTCGAGACTGGATATCTGAATTTTATAACAAGTGTTGAGGATGCAGTGAGTTCTCCAGCGCCAGCTGACGGTTTTTTTAAACCCCCAGCGACCCCTGGAAGTGACGCCTCTGGAGAAAGCACAAGAGAATTCGTAGAATTGAGTCCAAGAAAAGGAGTGATAATCGAAGAAATTACGAGTTTGGAAGAAGCTAAAATTCTGAGTGAAATGAAGGCAAAGGAAATTTCAAAGACTCCAGCGACTCCATCTACTTCAGAAGCTCCAGCAGATTCGGAAAAAGATATTGAAGAGCTTCAGTCGACGAACGAGACTTCAGAAACAGCAGAACAAGAGACATCAAATCCTCCAGAGAAAGAATCTGGGGAAGTCTTGGAGAAGCCTGGAATCGATATCGCAGGAGCACTGGAGGCTCCTCTATCCACTCTAGGGTTTCCCATGAAGGAGGGGAAACTCCTGCGATGTGAGTCTGAAGACTCCGTGGCATCGCACGACAGGAGGCCTCTGCTTGAAGTGACCTTGGCCCCTGGATATCCGATGAAGTCGTTGAGCCTCTCTCAAGAGAGTCAACTGGCTGGAGAAAGGATCGAGTCTCCCATTACGATGATGCAGATTGTTCCAGGAAGGGGGCCATCTCTTCTCCAAGATGATTCTGGAGAAATTATCGCTGGAGAGGATAAGAAGGAAGGGGTGGAGTCTTTGGAGGGACAAGCGAGTACCGAAGAGCCGAAAAAGGAAGGTGAATAG
- the LOC135170097 gene encoding abnormal spindle-like microcephaly-associated protein homolog encodes MSNTPPEAETMKANSAATKIQANFRGYRVRKQLKENRPPLRHEENGIRDMTGGKKSLKRQDTKNSLEEKSATKIQAGIRGFLVRKRNQVAQAAATRIQAGFRGFRTRKQLKQTGQ; translated from the coding sequence ATGTCGAATACTCCACCGGAAGCGGAGACAATGAAGGCGAATTCAGCGGCGACGAAGATCCAGGCGAACTTCCGGGGCTATCGGGTTCGCAAGCAGCTGAAGGAGAATCGACCGCCCCTGCGGCACGAGGAGAACGGAATTCGTGATATGACGGGGGGTAAAAAATCACTGAAGCGCCAGGACACGAAGAATTCCCTGGAGGAGAAATCAGCGACGAAAATTCAGGCTGGAATCCGTGGATTTCTGGTCCGCAAGCGAAACCAGGTGGCGCAGGCCGCGGCGACGAGGATTCAGGCGGGATTTCGGGGATTCAGGACGAGAAAACAACTGAAACAGACCGGCCAGTGA
- the LOC135170096 gene encoding uncharacterized protein LOC135170096, whose amino-acid sequence MQTIQAITIIAFLAIISTGVLCYDPLSFLTVLKIGCRPCGDDCGLCEYGSAFSTICEAKECKRGPDEHCGIQGSCGAGMHCLCDRCYGCSTDNFKCSTFMPTCIPQEDHLRNFATGHQLASF is encoded by the exons ATGCAGACCATTCAGGCAATCACCATCATCGCGTTCCTCGCCATTATATCAAC tggtgtcttgtgTTATGATCCCCTGAGTTTTCTCACTGTGTTAAAAATTGGATGTCGTCCTTGTGGGGATGACTGTGGCCTTTGTGAATATGGGTCAGCCTTCTCAACAATTTGTGAAGCTAAGGAGTGCAAAAGG GGCCCAGATGAACATTGCGGTATCCAGGGCAGTTGCGGTGCTGGAATGCACTGTTTGTGCGACAGATGCTACGGCTGCAGCACCGATAATTTCAAGTGCTCGACCTTCATGCCAACGTGCATCCCCCAGGAAGACCACTTGCGCAATTTCGCAACAGGACATCAACTGGCATCGTTTTAA